In Mucilaginibacter sp. KACC 22063, the genomic stretch GTGGTAGACGGCTGCGTTTTTAAAGCGTAATGGATCATTTCGGTGGCGTAGCTGCGCAAAAGATCATATTTATAAAGATAATCTGATTCCATTTCTGCGATCATTTTCTCAAACAACCGGCAGATTTCCTCCTCCTGCTCTTTATTTAAAGAATATGCGGGCATACCACCCGGCTGAAACATGGGCAGCTCCGTTAGGCCGTTACGCATTTTATCAGTAAAAAACTCCTGGGTAAAAATGCAGAAGTAACCTGAAGTATCATCACTTAAAGACTCCCATTTGTAGGGCACATTAGGGTTAAAGAAGATTAAAGAAGTCCCCTCAGCCTCCACACTCTTATCTGCATAGTGACATCTGAACTTGCCCCTTGATATACTGATCTTGTAAAAGCTCCTCCTGCTGTAGCTAACCGTTGAACCACCTTGCGGAGTTATGCAATCTTCTCTTCTGAAAACATTAAAATGTCCTAAATCACTTTGCAGGTTATCAGGCAGCCAATTCAGTTTCTTCTGATAAAAATCTTCGAGGGATTCTGTCTTATCCATAACACAAAGCTACACAAATCAAACACAACATATAAATCTTAATGTCATTTTAGAAATTGGAGGACGAATACGATATTATTTGAATCCTGTACTTTTTGATTAAGCCCCCCACTTTGTGCTTTGCCATTATTACAGGTATTACTTAAATTGGCTCATTAGTCTGAAAATTTATTGCATGAACAAACAGCAGGTACTTGATTATATACAAGCCAATAACATACATCATATCAAATTTGCCTTTGCCGATATTGACGGCATTTTGCGCGGAAAGGTAATCCATGTTAAAAAGTTTGAGGAGGGTCTTGACAGCGGAT encodes the following:
- a CDS encoding helix-turn-helix domain-containing protein, which gives rise to MDKTESLEDFYQKKLNWLPDNLQSDLGHFNVFRREDCITPQGGSTVSYSRRSFYKISISRGKFRCHYADKSVEAEGTSLIFFNPNVPYKWESLSDDTSGYFCIFTQEFFTDKMRNGLTELPMFQPGGMPAYSLNKEQEEEICRLFEKMIAEMESDYLYKYDLLRSYATEMIHYALKTQPSTTLYQHPDANSRITAVFTELLERQFPIENPSQRFMLRSANDFARQLAIHVNHLNRAVRQTTGKTTTDRISERLVSEAKSLLRHTDWNISEIAYCLGFEEPTHFNNFFKKKTNITPGSFRNV